In the Pantanalinema sp. genome, CCTGACGACCCAGGCCGCCGAGTGGGGCGTGCCCCTCGACCCCGCGCAGGTCGACGCCCTCAAGCGCTTCTACGCCCTTTTGATCGAGGGCAATCAGCGCGCCAACCTCACCCGCATCACCGACGAGCGCGAGGCGGTGGTCAAGCACTTCCTGGACTCCCTCTCGGTGCTGCGCGCCTTCTCGGCCGAGGACCGAAAGGCGCCGCTGCGCTTCATCGACGTGGGGGCGGGCGCCGGCTTCCCGGGGATCCCGCTCATGGCCCTGGTCGGCGCCTGGTCGGGGACCCAGCTGGAGGCCACCCGCAAGAAGGTCGACTTCATGAGCGAGGCGATCGAGGCCCTCGGCCTGAACGGCCGGGCGCTGCACGGCCGCGCCGAGGAGCTCGCCCAGACCCCCGAGCACCGCGAGCAGTACGATCTGGTCTTCGGCCGGGCGGTGGCGGAGCTGAACGTGCTCTGCGAGCTGTGCCTGCCCTTCCTCAAGCTGGGAGGGCGCTTCGTGGCCATGAAGGGGGCGGGGGCCGACGACGAGGTCGCGCGCGCCCAGAAGGCCCTCAAGACGCTCGGCGGCGAGATCCGCGGGATCGTGAAGTTTTCTCTCCCCGAGGGGTTCGGCGAGCGGGCGCTGGTCGTGGTGGAGAAGGTTGCGCCAACGCCCAAAGCCTACCCTCGGCGGGCCGGACAGCCGGCTGCCAAGCCGTTATGTTAAGCAACATCAACTTGATGACGCGCGGATAATTTTTCAGGGGGCACGGGTATAGGAGGCACAGGACGCCAGGGGCGCTGAAACGGCGCGCCCACGGGAATCGCCAGGATTGGAGTGTGTGGGATGAAAAATTTTTCGGTCGTTCAAGAGCACTTCCGGAAGCTGCGTTGTGCGCACTGCAACGAAGCTTTCACGCCCGAAGGCGTCAAGCTCCTGCGCGAGGAAAAGGATTACTGGGTCGTCCGCGTCCACTGCACCGAGTGTAACCAGCCCGCGGGCGTGGCCATCGTCGGCGTCGAGTACGAGTCCGCCGAGGCGAGCACCACTCCGAGCGAGGCGAGCCGCGAGGGTTCGAGCCAGCCCCAGGTGAGCCGGGTTCGCGGCATCTTCTCGTCGCGCCGCGAGGAAGAGAAGTTCTCCGGCCTGCCCCCCATCTCGTCGGACGAGGTGCTGGACGCCCACCACTTCTTCGCGAAGCTCGGCAGCGACTGGATGGACCAGATCCCCAAGAAGACCCGCTAGTCATCCCCTCTCAACGCAAGGACGCCCGGCCATCGGCCGGGCGTCCTTGCGTTGAGAGGCTAGAGGTCGTCGATCGCCCCGGCGCGGCGCTTCATCTCCTTGCTCTGATCCGCCTGCATGGTCCAGCTGCGGCTCGCGGCGATGCGGCCCAGGTTGTTGCGCAGCTTGCGGCCGATCTCGGGCATGGCCCTGGTCAGGCGCTGGTAGTCGTCGAATGGGAAGTTGAGGAGCTTGGCGTCCGAGACGGCCACCACGTCCGCCGTGCGCTCGGGCTGCTTGTAGACCAGCGCCATCTCGCCGAAGACCTGGCCGGCACCGAGCCGCGCCACCGGCATGGCCTGGCCGTCCTTGGGGATCTGCACCTCGCAGTGGCCGTGGACGATCAGGTAGAAGGAGTCGGCCGGCGACCCCTGATGGACGATCGGTTGACCGGACTGGGCGGTGAAGGGAAGGGCGATCGCCTCGAGGGCCTTCAGCTCCTCCGGCTTGAGCCCGGCGAAGATGGTGGCGGCCTTCATGGCGTCGTGGTTGCTCGCCTGAGGGGCCTTCGCGGGCTCCTCGATGGCGCGAAGCACTCCGGTTCCCGCCTGGTTGGGGAGGGTGCTCCAGACCCGGCCCGCGACGATCTTGCCCAGGTTGCTGCGGAACTTGGTGCCGATCGCGGGGTGCTGCTGGGAAAGGCGCTCGTAGTCCGAGTAGGAAAAGCGCAAGAGCACCGCCTCGCTGGCCGCGAGCACGTCGGCCTGGCGCAGGGGCTGGGCGTAGAGCAGGGGCATCTCACCGACCAGCTGGCCCGAGCCGACCTGGGCGATGGGGGTGGCGGGGACGCCCTTGCCCTGGGGCAGGAGGATCTCGAGCTGGCCCGCGGCGACCAGGTAGAAGCAGTCGGCCTTTTCCCCCGTCTTGAGGATGGGATCGCCCGGCTGGAAGACGTGCTTGGTGGCGATCTTGAAGAACGCCGTCATCTCCTCGGGGGTCAGCCCCTGCAGGGCGGGCAGCCTGGAGAGGCGATCGAAGTTGACGTTGGCCATGGGCGCGCGCGCGAGCCTCCTCGTGAGGGTGGGGGAATCTCCGAGAGGATCATACCGTCGCTTGTTCAATTCGTAACCCACCGAGCGGGTGATCGCGTGACCGCGCGCACCGCCCCGCGCGCCGTACCTGGCTTAGCCTTGGAGCGTGGCGTCGGAGGCACTCATGCGCAATATCACTCGCTGGCTCGTCCTCGTGGCCGCCGCGGCGATCGCCGCGGGGCCCCTCGCGCCTGTCGAGGCCAGGGTCCGCCCCCGGGCCGAGGCCGCGCGGGTCGCGCGCCCCGTCGCGGACCCCGCCGTGGTCACCGGCATCTACTGGCGCGACGGCAGGCTCGAGATCGAGGGCGATCGCCCCCTCCAGGCGCGCCTGCTCAAGCTCGAGGCGCCCCACCGGGTGGTGATCGACCTGTTCGGGGCCGAGCTCGCCGATCCGGCGCTTTGCCAGACCCTCTCCATCCAGGAGGGCCCCTTCGCCCAGCTGCGGGTCGCGCTCCACCCCGAGGAGGGCTTCATCCGCTTCGTCCTGGACTGCACCGCCGAGGCCGACGTCCGGCTCAGCCAGCAGCAGGAGGGGCAGACCCTCAGCCTGGCGCGCGTGTCGCCCGACCCTGCCAGAGCGCCCCGGCCCGAGCAGGGCTCGCGCGTCACCCGCACCCCGATCGAGGCCCACGGCCCCGCCGCGCCGCGGGTCTTCCTGGAGCACGGCCCGGCCGTGCCCGACTCCTTCTGGGTCTACGGCCCCGCCCTGCCCGCGGACTGGCCCGAGGCCCTGAGCGAGCGCCAGCTCTACGGTCCCGCCCAGCCCGCGCCCAGCCCCTCGCCCACCCCCGAGGCTCTCGTCTCGCTCGAGACCGTCGCGCGCGCCCAGCGCCTCGACTCCCTCACCCTCCGGCGCAAGCGCGGGCAGGTCTTCCTGCGCCTGGCCTGCGATCGGGCCCTCTCCTACGAGGTCGAGCAGGAGTGGGCGCCCTCCAAGCTCACCGTCCGGGTTCCCGGGGGCAGCTTCGCGGGTCGCCTGCCCGGGCTGGTCGACGGGGTCGAGGCCCTCGGCGTGGAGAAGGAGGGCAAGGACTGGCTCCTTCACCTGACCCTGCCGCGCGGCCTCTACGCCTACGACGCCCAGGCGAAGGACGGCGGCAAGGTGCTGGAGCTGAGCTGGCGCCGGCAGGACGTGGCGGGCGGCAAGCCCACGGTCATCGTGGACGCGGGGCACGGGGGGGACGATCCCGGGGCCATCGGCCCGGGGGGTACCAAGGAGGCCCACGTCACCCTCGCCATGGCCAGGGCGGTGCGCGAGGCGCTCGAGGCCCGGGGCGACCTGAACGTCGTCATGACGCGCACCACCGACTCTTCGGTGGATCTGGCCTCGAGGGCCCGCCTGGTGGACACCCTCAAGCCCGCCCTCTTCGTCAGCCTGCACGGCAACTCCTGCGAGTCGGCCGAGATCGGGGGCCTCGAGACGTACTATCGCAACGAGGTGAGCCGGCCTCTGGCGCGCCACTTGCACAGCGCGATCGCACGGATCCTCGGCCGCCCGGATCGCGGCGTTCGCCAGGCGCGCCTCTACGTCCTGCGCAGCCAGAGCGTGCCGTCGGTGCTGGTCGAGTCGGCCTACCTCTCCAACCCGGACGAGGAGAAGCTGCTCGCGAGCGAATCCTTCCAGAAGGAGCTGGGCTCGGCGGTGGCCAAGGGGATCCTGGGTTACCTCTCGCAGACCCCCGTGGCGGAGCTACCGAGCCGGGCCGAGTAGCGGCTTCGGCGCGAGGCTCTCCAGGCGATCCGCGGTATCGAGCAATCGATCCAGGCTCACCCCCCGCGCCTCCAGGGTCATGGGCAGCGCCCTCCACTCGGGGTGCTGGCCGAGCAGCTCCTCGATCCAGCCCGACTCGGTCGGCAGGCGATGGTCCTGGCCGCTGCGGTCGGTCTCGTGGAGCCGCAGGGCCGTGAGGTGCGGCGCGATCGCGGCGAGGAGGGCCTCCGCGCCCTCGTAGCCGGAGCCCGAGGCCCGTGCCGAGGCCAGGGCGTGACCCAGGTCGGCCTGCACCCCCAGGAAGGGCACCTGGAGGGCCTGGATCATCCCGCTGATCTCGTCCGCGTCGCCGAGCAGCATGGCCGGGTGGCGCATGTCGCTGTTGGTCAAGGCGAGCGACATGCCGCGCGCGTCGGCCACGTTCGCGAGGCGATCCAGCGATCGCATGAGCGCGTCGAGGGCGAGCTCGCGCGGCACGCTGCGGCTCGCGCGGGTCTGGTCCAGCGTCTCTTCGAGGGCGAAGCCCGGCATGAGGCTCAGGCGCGTGACCCCGAGCTCCGCCGCGCGCGTCATCACCTCCTCCACCAGCCGGATCGAGCGCAGCCGGAAGTCCTCGTCGAGGGCGGCGAGGTTGGCGCGCGGGGCGTCCGAGAAGGCGTGGTGCACCGTGAGGTCGCACCCGGCTTCCTGCAAGGGGCGCATGACCGCCGGATCGCAGAGCAGGGCCGGGATGCCGGGCAGGGCGATGCGCCGGTGCGCGGCGAGCCGGAAGACCTCGAGGGTCTCGGCGAGGCCCATGGCCGGAGCGAGGCTGCGAGCAGAGAGGAAAAGGGGCATCGGGACCTCCTGGTGGTCCCATGGTCGGCCAAGGCCGCCCGGGCGTCAAGGCACCCCCTTCCGAGATTTCGCTCAAAATTAACACCGGCTTAACCGCTTGCGCGTCAGGCGCGCCCCGCCTGGGCGGATAACTCCTGGGTAGGGGTTTTAGGAGATTCAGAGCCGTGACCAAGGATGAGCGCCAATTGAGCCTCCATCGCTTGACCGCCATCTTGGCGGGGCTCGTCCTGATCCTGACCGGGTGCGGGGCCCCCAACACCAGCGCCATCTCTTACAACCGCTCGATGCAGACCAAGGCCCAGAGCCTCGCGGTCCGCTCCAGCCGGGTGATCGTCAAGTTCCGCGCCACCGCCACCGACCAGCAGGTCAAGAGCGTCTCGCGCTTCGTGGCCGCGAGCATCCCGAGCCTCGGCATCTCGGTGCTCAACGTCGGCACCAAGGACGCGAGCACCCAGCTCGCCGCGCTGGCGAGCACCGGCGCGGTCGAGTACTCCGAGCCCGACTACGTCTCGAAGACCCAGGTCACCACCAACGACCCCGGCCTCGGCCAGCAGTACGGCCACCGCGCCATCAACGTCTCGCGCGCCTGGGACGTGACCATGGGCGATCCGAGCGTCGTGGTCGCCGTGGTGGACACCGGCATCGACCTCAACCATCCCGACCTGCGCGATCGCCTCGTCTCGGGCGTCAGCTTCGTTCCCGGCACCTCGGGCCCCATGGACGACAACGGCCACGGCACCCACGTGGCGGGCATCATCGCCGCCACCGGCAACAACGGCCAGGGCGTGGTCGGCGTGGCTCCCAACTGCCGCCTGATGCCCGTCAAGGTGCTCGACACCAACGGCGAGGGCAACACCAGCGACATCGTCTCGGGCATCGTCTGGGCCACCGAGCACGGCGCGCGGGTCATCAACCTCAGCCTGGGCGGCGGCGGGGGCGGCAAGGCCCTCGAGAGCGCCGTGGCCTACGCCCAGCGCAAGGGCACCGTGGTGGTCGCCGCCATGGGCAACGACGGCAGCAACCTCCAGGCCTACCCGGCCTCCTACCCCGGCGTGATCGCCGTCGGCTCGGTGGACGAGGGCGACAGGCGCTCGGACTTCTCCAACTTCGGCCGCTGGATCAGCGTCACGGCCCCGGGCGGCGAGATCTACTCGACCATGCCCACCTACCGCACCACCCTCATGGACGAGGACCCGGGCGCTGACATCGGCTACGGCACCCTCTCGGGCACCTCGATGGCCACCCCCTACGTGGCGGGCCTGGTGGCGCTCATCTGCTCGGCCAACCCCCGCATCGCCCCGGCCGCGGTCAAGACCCTTCTCGAGCGCAGCGCCACCGATCTTCAGACCCCCGGCTACGACTCGTTCACGGGCTACGGCCGGATCGACGCCGCCAAGGCCCTGGGCCGGTAGCCCATCGGATAAGGCCAGGCTCGGTGTTGTCGGGTGTTCTGTTTTTGGTCAGGATTAACGAAATGTTTCGCGGCGGTTGCGTCCGGGAGCCCGCTGTGCTACATTTAATTCGCGGGGTAGAGCAGTCCGGTAGCTCGTCGGGCTCATAACCCGAAGGTCGTAGGTTCAAATCCTGCCCCCGCAACTCAAGCAGAGGCCGCCGTTTTCGGCGGCCTCTGCTTTTTTTGCGCCGTCGCGTCGGAACTTCGGCCCCGCGACGCGGGGCCATGTCCTCCGGTGCGCGGGCCGTGCATTCGCGATCGCCGCGCGATATAATCAGAGGCGCCTGACGAGACCGTTCCTCCCTGGTCGCCCGCGGTGGCCAACGGTCGTGATCCGCCTGGTTTTGTCGGGCCCCCCAAGAGGCGCCGTGAAAGAGACCCAAGACCTCGCGCCCTCGACGCCGCCGCCGGCCTCCAGGGTGTCGCTCATAACCGTCATCAGCCGCGTGTTGCTGATCCTCACCTGCCTTCTGGGCGGGGTGCTGACGGTTGCGGGGATCTCCTTCTACCAGTCGCGCCACGCCCTGCTCCATGAGGGGGTCAGGGCGGTCGAGGCGGGCGTCTCGCTCGCGCTCGGGGTGCCCGTCTCCGTCGGCAAGGTCGAGGGGCCCTACTGGGATGGCCTGACGATCCGCGACGTCAAGATCTACGGCTCGCACCGCAAGGGAGCGCCGGTCATCGCCGAGGCGCCCCTCATCCGGGCCTCGTACTCGATCATCGAGATCCTTCGCCTCGGCAAGCGCCCTGTCATGGTGGACGTCTACCGGCCGCGCTTCTTCCTCTCGCGCTCAGCCACGGGCTCGCTCGATTACGTCCCGACCTTCGCGCAGGGCCCTGCCGGCCCCACCAAGCTCCCCGACCTGCCTCCCATCCGGGTCCGCGTCCACGACGGCAGCGCCGCCTGGCGCGACCATGCCATGTACCGCGTGGCCGACTTCAGGGCCGAGGCGCGCGACCTCTCGGGGCAGGTGGACATCGTCGACAAGGTGCTCAAGTTCCAGGCCTCGGCCCGAGAGGCCCCCGCGCGCCTCAGCGCCCATGGCGCGATCCACCTGGAGCGCATGAGCGGCCGGATCGACGCCGAGGTGCAGGCCCTTCCCACGGCGCGCTGGGTCAACTACCTGGCCTCGTCGCCCGACTTCCTCATCACCGGCGGCGCCGCCCGGGTGGGCGCCCGCATCCAGTGGGAGAGCCCCGAGAACCTCACTCTGAAGGGTGACGTGCAGGTCACCGACGCCTCCCTTGACGCGCGCGGCGTTCGCCTGCCGGTGCAGGACGTCCAGGCCCGCGCCACCTTCGACCTGAACGAGGTGGTGGTGAGCGAGGCGAGCGGCGCCATGGCGGGCAACCGCTTCTCGGCGACCGGCAGGGTGCTCGACCTGGGCAAGCCCGCCATGCGCCTGCGCTTCACGGGCGGCGCCCCCCGGGTCGACGTGGCGACCCTGATCCCCCTGGTTCCGGATCTCGCCTCTTACGGCATCAACGGCCTCGCGCAGGGGACCGCGGTGGTGAGCGGCACCACCCTGCGCCCGGTCGTGGACGCCAAGGCGACCATGGCCGAGGGGCGCGTGCTCGAGCAGGTCGCGCGCGACGTGTCCGCCGACATCCACTACGAGGGGATGGACGTCACCCTCCCGCGCTGGCAGGCGACACTCAACGGCGGAACGGTCACCGGCCGCTCGAGCTTCACTCTCGAGGAGAACCCCAGGCTCACGACCGAGGCCCGCTGGGCGGGGGTGGACGTCCCCGAGACCCTTTCGCGCTACGTGAAGGACGTGCCGAGCGTTACAGGTAAGCTCGAGGGCCAGGTCAGCGTCACGGGCACCACCCTGAGGCCCGTGGCGACCGGCTCGGTCCGGATCGCGGACGCCCGCTACGCCGCCCAGGGTTTCTCGGCCGCCCGGGCTTCCTTCGCCTACGCCGATCACCGCTGGCGCGTCCCCGAGGGCGAGGTCGGGCTCGGCGAGGGCCTGCTGCGCTTCTCGGCCAACGGCACCGAGACGGGCGTCTTCGCGGGCCGCTTCGACGCGCAGTCCCTGCCCCTCGAGGCCCTCGGTCCCCTCGGCGTCGAGGCCCCGGTCACGGGCAGCGCCGCGGCGAGCGGCTCGTTCGCGGGCGACTGGACCCGCATCGCCGAGATCCGCGCCCGCGGCGAGGCCGCGCTCCGCTCGGCCAGCATCGCCAAGCAGCCTATCGAGGAGGCCACGGCGAGCTGGGCGGTCGCGGGCGGCCAGCTTCAGCTGTCGGGAGTGGCTGCGGCCCTCGCGGACGGGGCGGTGGCGGGCAGCGCCATGATCGACCTGGCGGCGCCTTCGAGCAAGCTGCCGCGCCTGCGGGCGGACTTCACCGCCAAGGGCCTGGAGCTCGCGCGGGTCGAGCCCCTGCAGGCCGAGCTCGCCTCTCAGGCCGGCGAGCTGAAGGGCCGCGTCTCGGCCACCGGCAGCGTCGAGAGTGACGGGACGGCCTGGCGCATGCAGGCCGAGGCGCTCGGCACCGAGATCGACGCGGCGCGCCTCGGGCACCTGCAGCGCGTCTCGGGGCCCGTCTACTTCGGCCACCAGCACCTGACGTTCCCCGAGCTGGCCATCCGCCTGCCCAGGGGGGTGGGCGCGACCGTGCGAGGGTCGCTGGCCTTCGACCGGCCGGTGCCCGCCGCCGACCTGGAGGTGAGCATCCAGGACGCGAGCGCCAAGGACCTCATGACGGCCCTCCACTGGGAGCAGTTGCTGCGCGGGACCTGGATCGACCGCCGTTTCGGCGAGAAGGAGCCCGAGGGGCCGCCCACGGAGGTAGCGACCCTCGCCGACGACGTGCCTCCGAGCACCGGCGGCTCCGTCTCCTTGAAGGAGCTGATCGCCCACTGGGAGCGCCGTCACCTGGAGCCCCTGAGCGTCGGGGAGGACTTCGCCGGCTCCAAGCTGCCCTTCTGGCAGGCGGTGGATGGCCGCTTCAACCTGGATCTCGCCTACCAGGGCCTCGTGAGCGAGCCCGAGGTGCGCGTGCGCGCCCGCCTCAAGGACGGAGTGGTCTACGGCCACCCCATGC is a window encoding:
- a CDS encoding translocation/assembly module TamB domain-containing protein codes for the protein MKETQDLAPSTPPPASRVSLITVISRVLLILTCLLGGVLTVAGISFYQSRHALLHEGVRAVEAGVSLALGVPVSVGKVEGPYWDGLTIRDVKIYGSHRKGAPVIAEAPLIRASYSIIEILRLGKRPVMVDVYRPRFFLSRSATGSLDYVPTFAQGPAGPTKLPDLPPIRVRVHDGSAAWRDHAMYRVADFRAEARDLSGQVDIVDKVLKFQASAREAPARLSAHGAIHLERMSGRIDAEVQALPTARWVNYLASSPDFLITGGAARVGARIQWESPENLTLKGDVQVTDASLDARGVRLPVQDVQARATFDLNEVVVSEASGAMAGNRFSATGRVLDLGKPAMRLRFTGGAPRVDVATLIPLVPDLASYGINGLAQGTAVVSGTTLRPVVDAKATMAEGRVLEQVARDVSADIHYEGMDVTLPRWQATLNGGTVTGRSSFTLEENPRLTTEARWAGVDVPETLSRYVKDVPSVTGKLEGQVSVTGTTLRPVATGSVRIADARYAAQGFSAARASFAYADHRWRVPEGEVGLGEGLLRFSANGTETGVFAGRFDAQSLPLEALGPLGVEAPVTGSAAASGSFAGDWTRIAEIRARGEAALRSASIAKQPIEEATASWAVAGGQLQLSGVAAALADGAVAGSAMIDLAAPSSKLPRLRADFTAKGLELARVEPLQAELASQAGELKGRVSATGSVESDGTAWRMQAEALGTEIDAARLGHLQRVSGPVYFGHQHLTFPELAIRLPRGVGATVRGSLAFDRPVPAADLEVSIQDASAKDLMTALHWEQLLRGTWIDRRFGEKEPEGPPTEVATLADDVPPSTGGSVSLKELIAHWERRHLEPLSVGEDFAGSKLPFWQAVDGRFNLDLAYQGLVSEPEVRVRARLKDGVVYGHPMRNASLTAVYRNQRLYVPVFDLFEAPAAGAASETGAALQARGVLGQDGTLAIYGSNLDLSWVNPYLRAQELALSGRGGFTLLAKGDLADPRFEIVAEVGNGAIGPSSGKPKEDEENRFTFTRADAKASYYRGRVTIESSKVVKDGHEAHISGELPVIPALAGNSLDVALDLKDESLAIVTALTRGEILWKGGPGSVTLKLGGTLETPELSGNIDLRGVTIRERNLKNDIHEIRALATISTKAISIERASALYGKGTLLATGQVMLKQFQPDKLRLQAIARQTHLEMTSGLYSGMVDASLEIGGTVRRPVIGGTVAMSRGTVDLEAMMGAEGGGSAAAAGPAVPIEIKDLNLRIHDGITVLGNKAVIALGDARMFEAGIDGGLLVNGMLDAPQARGTINVRSGTFVPLNSPFDIVGGTIEFLGQGVTPDAATEGFDDLLPSFGIAQGDSKLPNARLNVVAKGQVYDYNPLDFPNPEANRNGGMLEVKATVTGSLQNMERKFECTNIQNLSQDRIEKVLGKEYLVTGIIGGGIMQSGDDGKKDDRTRAIVTTEVSGFLSTASRRFFTPVTSGLQSFLPLESFGFDLVSMVGNAEKMAIFSGLGLSPSMYTETKPLFGGVSLSGRYTFRTDGKNVYQAGLNYRFNEFLSLQAGVDNNEIQGAQKPYLENLGGANPSATLNWQRRF
- the rsmG gene encoding 16S rRNA (guanine(527)-N(7))-methyltransferase RsmG encodes the protein MEPWQLLTTQAAEWGVPLDPAQVDALKRFYALLIEGNQRANLTRITDEREAVVKHFLDSLSVLRAFSAEDRKAPLRFIDVGAGAGFPGIPLMALVGAWSGTQLEATRKKVDFMSEAIEALGLNGRALHGRAEELAQTPEHREQYDLVFGRAVAELNVLCELCLPFLKLGGRFVAMKGAGADDEVARAQKALKTLGGEIRGIVKFSLPEGFGERALVVVEKVAPTPKAYPRRAGQPAAKPLC
- a CDS encoding cyclic nucleotide-binding domain-containing protein yields the protein MANVNFDRLSRLPALQGLTPEEMTAFFKIATKHVFQPGDPILKTGEKADCFYLVAAGQLEILLPQGKGVPATPIAQVGSGQLVGEMPLLYAQPLRQADVLAASEAVLLRFSYSDYERLSQQHPAIGTKFRSNLGKIVAGRVWSTLPNQAGTGVLRAIEEPAKAPQASNHDAMKAATIFAGLKPEELKALEAIALPFTAQSGQPIVHQGSPADSFYLIVHGHCEVQIPKDGQAMPVARLGAGQVFGEMALVYKQPERTADVVAVSDAKLLNFPFDDYQRLTRAMPEIGRKLRNNLGRIAASRSWTMQADQSKEMKRRAGAIDDL
- a CDS encoding S8 family peptidase is translated as MSLHRLTAILAGLVLILTGCGAPNTSAISYNRSMQTKAQSLAVRSSRVIVKFRATATDQQVKSVSRFVAASIPSLGISVLNVGTKDASTQLAALASTGAVEYSEPDYVSKTQVTTNDPGLGQQYGHRAINVSRAWDVTMGDPSVVVAVVDTGIDLNHPDLRDRLVSGVSFVPGTSGPMDDNGHGTHVAGIIAATGNNGQGVVGVAPNCRLMPVKVLDTNGEGNTSDIVSGIVWATEHGARVINLSLGGGGGGKALESAVAYAQRKGTVVVAAMGNDGSNLQAYPASYPGVIAVGSVDEGDRRSDFSNFGRWISVTAPGGEIYSTMPTYRTTLMDEDPGADIGYGTLSGTSMATPYVAGLVALICSANPRIAPAAVKTLLERSATDLQTPGYDSFTGYGRIDAAKALGR
- a CDS encoding TIM barrel protein yields the protein MPLFLSARSLAPAMGLAETLEVFRLAAHRRIALPGIPALLCDPAVMRPLQEAGCDLTVHHAFSDAPRANLAALDEDFRLRSIRLVEEVMTRAAELGVTRLSLMPGFALEETLDQTRASRSVPRELALDALMRSLDRLANVADARGMSLALTNSDMRHPAMLLGDADEISGMIQALQVPFLGVQADLGHALASARASGSGYEGAEALLAAIAPHLTALRLHETDRSGQDHRLPTESGWIEELLGQHPEWRALPMTLEARGVSLDRLLDTADRLESLAPKPLLGPAR
- a CDS encoding N-acetylmuramoyl-L-alanine amidase: MRNITRWLVLVAAAAIAAGPLAPVEARVRPRAEAARVARPVADPAVVTGIYWRDGRLEIEGDRPLQARLLKLEAPHRVVIDLFGAELADPALCQTLSIQEGPFAQLRVALHPEEGFIRFVLDCTAEADVRLSQQQEGQTLSLARVSPDPARAPRPEQGSRVTRTPIEAHGPAAPRVFLEHGPAVPDSFWVYGPALPADWPEALSERQLYGPAQPAPSPSPTPEALVSLETVARAQRLDSLTLRRKRGQVFLRLACDRALSYEVEQEWAPSKLTVRVPGGSFAGRLPGLVDGVEALGVEKEGKDWLLHLTLPRGLYAYDAQAKDGGKVLELSWRRQDVAGGKPTVIVDAGHGGDDPGAIGPGGTKEAHVTLAMARAVREALEARGDLNVVMTRTTDSSVDLASRARLVDTLKPALFVSLHGNSCESAEIGGLETYYRNEVSRPLARHLHSAIARILGRPDRGVRQARLYVLRSQSVPSVLVESAYLSNPDEEKLLASESFQKELGSAVAKGILGYLSQTPVAELPSRAE